Below is a genomic region from Mucilaginibacter auburnensis.
TTGGTTTATTACCTTATGTTACAGACTCATTAAAATAATCGGGAGGTAAAGCAATGGAAGTTATTTTAAAACAAGACGTAAAAAACCTGGGCGATAAAGATGATGTAGTTACAGTAAAGGCCGGTTATGGCCGTAACTATCTTTTACCAAAAGGTTTTGCTATACTGGCTACAACAAGCGCCCGTAAAGTTTTAGCTGAAAACCTAAAACAGGCTCAGTTTAAACAAGAGAAAATACGTAAAGATGCTGATGCAATTGCAGCACGTTTGGAAGGTGTAAACCTAACCATTGGTGCAAAAGCAGGCGAAAGCGGCAAAATCTTCGGTGCTATCAACACTATTCAGGTTGCTGATGCATTGAAAAAAGAAGGTTTTGATGTTGACCGTCGTCGTATCACTTTTGATCAGGAACCAAAATTTGTTGGCGAGTATGTTGCCAACATTAACCTGCACAAAGAGGTTAAAGTTCAGGTTCCGTTTACTGTAGTAGCAGAATAATATTGATTTCGGATATCGGATTTTCGATATCGGATTAATAATAAAAAAGCGGTGAGTTTAGGCTCATCGCTTTTTTTGTATATAAAAATTCGGCAGTGTCATTCTATAGAGCAGCACGCACATAACAAGAAGCTTATAATCGGATAGTTAATACCTAAACCCAGGCATTACATCTATTTTTGTATAACACTACCGGGTGTTTTTAAATAATCCCCATACGGTTAGAGTCAAGTTTGATCAACACAAACAGCATAATAGTAAAACTAATGAGTGAGGAACCGCCGTAACTAATAAAGGGCAGAGGAATGCCTATAGAGGGTACTATACCTATGGTCATGCCCACATTAATAAATACGTGAAAGAAGATAACCGATGCAACCCCGTAAGCGTAAATGCGCGAAAACGGCGACCGTTGCCGCTCTGCTATATGAATGATGCGGAGCACCAATAACATATACAAGCCAATTACCACAACCGAGCCTGCAAAACCAAACTCCTCCCCTACTGTACAGAAAATAAAGTCGGTGCTTTGCTCAGGCACAAAGGAATATTTGGTTTGGGTGCCTTCCATATAACCCTTGCCCCACAACTTACCCGAACCTATAGCTATTTTTGACTGGTTAACATTATAGCCTTTCCCGCGCGGGTCATCGGTAATACCTAATACAATGTCAATACGCGATTTTTGGTGCGGCTTTAAAACATGGTCGTAAATAAACTCAACACTGAATACAAAGGCTATGCTTATAATAGCCCCTGCAACCACGGTGATCAGCATTTGGCGGTTGCGCCTGAATAACCACATAATAAAAAGCGCCACAGCTACGAGGGCGCTTATAACCCAAACCATATTGTCCAGCTTGAGCGTAGCCACAAATAGCACAATAAACAGCCCTTCCAGGATTAAAAAGTAGGGGGACAAACCCTCCCGGTATAAAACAAACAGCAGGGAGCTAAACACCAATGTTGAACCGGCATCCGGCTGAAGCATAATGAGAAACATGGGCACGAAAATAATGGCCGCCGCAACTGCAAATGACTTTACTTCGGTTAGTTTGATGTTAACGCCGCTGAGGTATCGTGCCAGTAACAAACAGGTTGCTAACTTGGCAAATTCCGACGGTTGTAAGCGAAAGCCGCCACCCAATGGTATCCATGCCTGGTTACCGCCAACATTACGGCCCACCACCAGTACCGTTATTAGCAACAGCGTGGTTATTACGTAGCCAATAGGCGCCAATGCCGACAAAAACCTACTCTCCAGCAGCAATATAACCACAGCAACTACAGCCGATACGATGAAGAAAACAAACTGCTTGCCATAGTTGGTATCCAGATCAACCAGCCCCGGATGATCAGGATCAAAAACCGCTGAATGGATGCTTAATAAACCAATAGCGCACAAGGCCAGGTATACCAAAACCGTTAACCAGTCAACATTAAAAAAGAAGCTACGCTGGTTGTTATTCGTCATCTTTCCGTTTTATTATGGCGTTAGCGCTAATGTTCTTATTTGCTATGCCGGCAGCAGCCGTTTTAACCGGAGTTATTACTGTTGGCTGCAGTTTTGTACTATCAGTTACCGTTACCTTGGGCTTTGGTTTGGGTTGAGCCAGCAGGTTAGCGTTCATAAAGTAATCAAGCGTTATTCCCGATGGGCGGCGCGAAATTGTATCACGCAAATACTTTTCTACTATAAAGCTGGCAATTGGGGCTGCCCAACGACCACCGTCGCCTGAGTTTTCTACCACAACGGCAATGGCTATTTTAGGATTCTCACGCGGTGCGTAAGCAACAAAAACAGAGTGGTTTGCTCCGCGGTTATTTTGCACTGTACCCGTTTTGCCCACCATGTTAATTCCGGGAATTCTGGAGCCACGCGCCGTACCGTATTCTACCACATTCTGCATTCCGTCAATAACCTGAGCAAAATATTGGGGTTTAACTCCAACCTCATGCCGAACAGTATATTCATGTTTAATAACCGGGTTATTGCCTATTGATTTTACCAGGTGAGGTAAATAGTAAAATCCCTGATTGGCAATTATGCATTCAATATTAGCTAATTGTAGAGGTGTAGACTCTACCTCACCCTGACCAATAGATAATGAGATAACGGTTTTTGAGCGCCACCTACCCACACCGTATCTTTTATCATACTGTTCCGCTTTGAACAATTGGCCTTTGTTTTCGCCTGCCATATCAATATTGAGGCGCTGTGCTAAACCGAAAGCAGTAACTCTTGAACGCCAGTCGGTAAAACTTGCTGCGGTAGCTTTTGCACCTGCTTTATTGATGAGCCGCTCAAACACCATGGCGAAATAGCCGTTGCATGATTGCGCAATGGCGCTACTCAAATTAACAACACCGTGTACGTGTGTACATTTTGGCTTCCCCCTGTTAGGTAAATACGACCCTGTACAGGTGTAAGTGGTATTTTGGTCAATTATCCCTTCCTGCAAAGCTACAAGGGCGCTTAACGGCTTAAATGATGAACCAGGTGAGTAGTTAGCCATTATAGGTCTGATCAAAAATGGCTTATATGGATCTGTTGTTAGCTTTTTATAATTTTTGCCTCGGTCCGGACCGGCAACCATTAAATTAGGATCATAGGTTGGACTGCTTACAAAACAGAGCACCTCGCCGGTAGCAGGTTCTATAGCTACAATGCTGCCTATTTTGTTTTGCATGAGCTTTTCGCCCAGCTTCTGAATACGTATATCCAATGATGACACCACCTTCTCGCCCGGAGTTTCTACAGTATCAAAAGCGCCGTTAGCATATGATCCCTGAGGCACGCCGCGCGAATCAACCATAACGTTTTTAACACCGCGCTGACCGCGTAATATATTCTCATAAGCGCGCTCTACACCGGTAATGCCAATATAATCGCCTGGGCGATAGTAACCTCCGGATTCCTTTATTTTGGTATCAGTAACTTCGCCAATATAACCTAAGAACTGAGCAGCGGTTGAGTCAGGATAGATACGTACAGGGTGTGGCTCAACAAAAAATCCGGGAAACTCAGACATGCGTTCCTGCAGGGAGGCGTAAAGCTCCGGCGATAGTTGCTTACCGAATTTTGAGGGTAAAGCACGCGAGTATTTAATAGCTTTTGTAAATCGCTTATCAAAATCTTCTTTGGTGATATCTAACAAGCGGCAAAACTCAACGGTATCAAAGGGTTTAACCTGCCGGGGAATAACAGAAACGTCATACACCAGTTTATTTTGCACTAATATCTTCTTGTTCCTATCATAAATAGGGCCGCGGGCAGGGTATTGCATAAATTGCCTTATAACGTTGCGGTTGGCAAACTGCAGGTAGCGGTCATCAATAACCTGCATATAAAATAAGCGGGCCAGCAAAATTATGATCAGGGTAATAAACACCCCTGCGATGACATAACGTCGCTGAAAAAAACTGTTCATTTACGTTCTCTTTTCCTGAAAAATAATAGGCCGGTAATCAACATCAAAAATACTGTAAAAATAGTACTGGTAACAACTCTTTGCAGTATAAATAACAGGCTGGAAAAGGTAAAGGCTTCTAATATGAATAGAAAAAAATGGTGAATAACCGTAAGTATTATTGCATAGGTAAAAAACCACCTGAAACCCATAATACTTAACGTTGGCTCAGGCTCGTTATCAAACCCATCCTTCTGTACGGTAATGCTGATAAACATAACGCGAACTAAAGCCAGTACAACACAGGCTGCAGCATGCAGTCCCGGCGTATCATAAAACGCGTCAATTGTTAACCCTAAAATAAATGCCAACGGAAACAACAGCAGGTTTGGCGTTTCAAACGGCAGCAATAAAACAAAAAGGATATATGGATATGGCGTTGATAAATTGTACAGCGTAATGTTTTTTAATAAAAACACCTGTACAAATACCACTACTACAAAACGTATAATGTTATAAATTATCGTCCTACTCATCAACCTTTATCTGGGCCTCCAATCCCGTTTGCTCAACCGCAAATTGGTTAATTATTACATCAACATATTGCAGTTTACTAAAATCAACAGCCAGCGCTACATCCATACTTAAAAATGAGCCTTTAGGGTTTTTAGCTTTTAAATTGATCAGCTTTCCAATGCGTACTCCTGCCGGGAACAAAGAATGCTCTGACGTTACCACCTCCTCACCAATTTTAGGCGTGGCATCGGTTGGAACATCATACAATAAACCAACATGAGGGTTCAAATCTGTACCCCAGCTAAACGAACCCAACTGTTTAGAGTTAGCCAGCATTGCACTTACAGTTGTTTCGTTATGCAGTAATGATTGTACCACCGCATAATGCTTGCTCACCAAAATAACCTTACCAACAGCACCACCACTTGCTATTACACCCATACCCTTTTGCACACCTGCATCAGAGCCTACGTTTATAGTAATGGTATTCCTGCTACGGTTAACCGAATTATTCACCACTTTGGCTGATATAAAACTGTATTGCTGTTTGTATATCGTATCGGTAAAGGTTCCTTTTGATACGGTATCAACATATAACGAGCTTTTTAACTGATTGCGCAAGCGTGCATTCTCTGCAGCCAGGCTATCATTAACGTCCCTTAACGTTAAATAGCCTTTCAGCTCATCAATGCGGGCATAAAGGTTTCCTGTTACCTGATTAGTGCTGTTAATAAAGCTGGCTTTTTGAAAAGAATTGTACTTTATGTAGATAACTATGGAAGCTATCTCAAAAATAACGAAAAGGAAAAATGCGTTGTACTTGCTTATGAAAATTAACAGGTTACGCATGTTATTAGATTTGAGACGTGAGATTTGAGACGTGAGACAAAAGCGAGATTTTATTGATCTCTATACTCATATCTCACATCTCATATCTAAAATTATTGCATTAAAAACTTAAAGTTACCTATGTTTTTCAACGCCGTACCCGTACCCCTAACTACCGCGCGCAGCGGATCTTCGGCTACGTGCACCGGAAGTTTGGTTTTAGCAGATACACGACGGTCTAATCCGCGTAACAATGCACCGCCACCGGTTAAGTAGATACCGGTCTGATAAATATCAGCCGAGAGTTCCGGCGGAGTGATCTCTAAGGCCTTTAATATCGCCTCTTCAATTTTTGAAATTGATTTGTCTAAACAATGCGCAATCTCGGTATATGATACCATGATCTGTTTTGGGACACCTGTCATTAAATCACGGCCTTGTACAGCAAAGTCAGCTGGTGGGTCAGTCAACTCCGGCAGAGCAGAACCAACTTCTATTTTGATCTTCTCTGCAGTACGGTCACCAATCATGATGTTGTGCTGACGACGAATGTATTGAACGATATCTGAGTCGAAGTTATCGCCAGCAACACGTATGGATTGATCGCACACGATACCTGAAAGCGCAATAACCGCTATTTCGGTGGTACCACCACCAATATCAATGATCATGTTACCCATAGGCTCCTCTACGTCAATACCAATACCTACTGCAGCGGCCATTGGCTCATGTATCAGGTAAACCTCTTTAGCCCCTGCTATCTCCGCAGAGTCGCGCACGGCGCGTTTCTCCACCTCCGTAATGCCCGATGGGATACAGATAACCATACGCAATGAAGGGAAAAACCATCCCTTGCCCTGGTTGATCATTTTGATCATGCCGCGTATCATGTGTTCGGCAGCGTTAAAGTCGGCTATTACACCGTCTTTTAGCGGGCGTACAGTACGGATATTATCATGGGTTTTACCTTCCATTTGCATGGCCTGGCGCCCAATGGCAATAACTTTATTGGTAGTGCGGTCAAAAGCTACTATTGATGGCTCATCAACAACAACTTTATCATTATGTATAATGAGGGTATTTGCGGTACCCAGATCTATGGCGATTTCCTGTGTGAAAAAATTAAATAAGCTCATTTTCCGGCTGATTCGAATATTTTAAAATTTCATAAAGTTAGTTGAAATATGTTGATTAGTTAACTCCATAAACAGCCTTTTTATTATAAAAAAATTACAACTATTCACTAATCACCAATCACTGATCACCAACTGCTAATGCTTGAAATGGCGCACACCTGTTGTAACCATAGCTATGTTTTTTTGATTACACATATCTATAGAGTCCTGATCTTTTATGGAGCCACCCGGCTGTAAAACCGCGGTTATTCCGGCTTCAGCAGCCAGTTCAACACAATCCGGGAACGGGAAAAATGCGTCGGAAGCCATAACAGCACCCTTCAGATCAAAGCCAAAGCTATGCGCTTTTATAACAGCCTGCTTTAAAGCATCAACCCTTGATGTTTGCCCAACACCGCTTGACATTAACTGGTTGTTTTTAGCAAATATTATGGTGTTTGATTTGGTATGCTTTACCACCTTATTAGCAAAGAACAGGTCTTTCAATTCCTGCGAAGTTGGCTTAGCATTGGTCACAACGTTCATTTGATCAGGACCTTCAACCGTATTGTCTTTATCTTGTTCAATAACACCGTTTAATAACGTTTTAAACTGCTTTGCAGGTAATTCAACCTGCTGCCTGATCAAAACAATACGGTTCTTTTTAGCGGTTAAGATCTGCACAGCTTCATCAGTATAAGCCGGGGCTATTAATACCTCGTAAAATAACTTATCAATCTCGGTAGCTGTAGCCGCGTCTATCTCATCATTAGCAATGATAACACCACCAAAAGCAGATATCGGATCGCAAGCTAACGCATCTAACCAGGCTTCTTTTATAAACTGACGGCTGGCAATACCGCAGGCGTTAGTGTGCTTTAATATAGCTATGGTTGGTTCGTTAGTGAACTCATCTATCAAAGCAACGGCAGCGTCAACGTCAACCAGGTTATTGTAGGATAGTTCTTTACCGTTCAATTTGGTAAACATGGCATCCAAATTACCATAGAATACACCTTTTTGATGCGGGTTCTCGCCATAACGCAAAACCTGACTTTTTAAAATGCTCTGTTTAAACACAGGCATTGGCTCGTCGCGGTTAAAGTATTGGAATATTGCTGTATCGTAATTTGATGTAATGTTGAATGCTTTTTGCGCAAAGCGTTTACGCTGATCAATAGTAGTTGCACCATTTTGCGTTTTTAGCAAACCATCCAGCTCTACATAATCATCCTTGGAAGCAACTATAACAACGTCTTTAAAGTTTTTAGCTGCCGCGCGGATAAGCGATATACCACCAATATCAATCTTTTCAATAACGTCATCATGTCCCGCACCAGACTCTACCGTTTCTTCAAACGGATAAAGGTCAACAATGACCAGGTCTATTTCAGGAATTTCATATTCAGCAATTTGCTGCTGATCGCCTTCAGAACTACGGCGATTTAAAATACCACCAAAAATTTTAGGATGTAACGTTTTAACCCGTCCACCTAAAATTGATGGATAAGAAGTAAGGTCTTCTACCGCAATTACATCAACACCAAGGCTGCGTATAAACGTTTCGGTTCCACCAGTTGAATAAATATTTACTCCAAGGCGGTTTAATTCCTGAATAATAGGCTCCAGATTATCTTTGTAATAAACTGAAATCAAGGCATTTTTAATGGTAACGGGTTGACTCATTTATATGAAAAATTTTGAGCCGCAAAGGTAGTTATTTTAGCTGATTACTTATTGCTGAATTGATACTTTGATTTAATGAAAAATTAAACCTGTTTGTAGCATTGCAACAAAAGCTCTCGTTTTATTATAGAAACAAACACCAAACCGCCATTTAACCCACATTATTATTATGAAAAAATTACTTACGCTTTCATTGCTCCTATTAACGATCAGCATTACTTCCTGCGAGAAACAAAGCGCCGGAGAGGAAAAGATGACAAAAGGGGTAATTGCCTTAAATAAACAAGATCTGATAGGCCGTTGGAAGGTTACCTCTTATTTTATTTCTGAAGGTGGCCCAGGTAGTTGGAAAAATGCGCCAACTAACCAAACAGTGTACGACGAATTTAAAGCAGACGGCACTTTAGGCGGTAATAGCCTGGCAAACACTTACTCAACTTTTGTTATTAAAGACAATACTACCGTTAGTTTAAAAGAGAAAAATAGCGATGTTGTACAAAATTATAGTTGTAAGATTGAGGGTGATACAATGACACTAACCCCGACAGGCCCAAATATTTGCGTTGAAGGTTGCGCTACTAAGTATATTAAACAATAGCAGTAAAATTTATTTACAGTACTTTTAACCGCAATAAAAATAAAGCTACGATCGTTTGGCTTTATCAATTATACAGTAACAAACAAAAACTTATGAAAAGGATTTTCTACGCGTTTGCAGCTTTCTTATTTATTATATCGGCATGTAAAAAAAACAATGTATCAGACGTTGGTAAGCAATTGCTTATAGGTACCTGGAATCAGGTTGATATATCAACAAAAGTCCCAACAGGTAAATATCTCAAGTTCTCTGAAAGCGGAAACTTAGAGACTACGGTAATTTCAGGTTATAACTCATATGAGGTTAATAGCGGAAGGCTGATATTTAAAGGCAGCAGCGGTACGCTGGTGCATTCTTTTACTGTAGGTTCAGATTCATTGTATATCCAACCGGATGTAATTTGTCAGGATCCAAATGGCTGCGGACAATTATTTGCCCGTCAGAAATAATTTATAACGTACAAAAAAGATGAAGAGCTAAGCCTATCGGGCTTAGCTCTTCATCTTTTTAAGCAAATTTTCAATTACCCTTGGGAAATGCTGATGCTCTAATTGCTGTCCCTTGAACTTTATCATCTCCAGATTATCGGTCGGGTCAATTTTGAAACGCGATTGATGAATGATCTCCCCTTCGTCAAATTCTTCATTAGCAAAATGAATGGTAATGCCTGATTCCTCTTCACCGGCAGCCAAAATTGCTTTGTGTACATTATCGCCATACATGCCCTTACCGCCGTATTTAGGCAACAAGGCAGGGTGCAGGTTAATTATTTTATTAGGAAAAGCTTTGAGTAACGCAGACGGAACCAACCATAAAAAACCCGCCAATACAATCAGATCAACCTGAAGATTTTTCAATATCCTGATCACTTCGTCTGTTTGATAGAACTCGTTACGCGTAAAAACATGCGATGGGATCTCAAAATTATCTGCGCGCTGCAGCACATAGGCCTGCGGATTGTTGGTTAATATCAATACTACCTCAGCATCCGGACTACGCTTAAAATATTCCATTATTTTTTGGGCGTTTGAGCCTGATCCTGAAGCAAAAATGGCTATTCTTTTTTTCAAATTCACGCGATAACTATGGTTGATTATTGTCAAATATAAATTTTTAACACTTTGTTTTATTGCGTTATCACTTTTTGTTTTACAAACCCGTAACGCATTACCGTTCTTTTTTGTGTGTTGGAGTAGTTTTGAATATCGCCGGTTATTAACACCATGGAGTATTGACCAACAGTTAATATCTGCGCGTTGGAAAAAGGCGTTGACTTGCCTGGCCCCAACTTAACAGTATCCTGGCAAACTATATCCGACTTCAAGTACAACTGGTCGGGTGATAATGACCAGCGGCCATTTGAAATTTGAGTTTTACAATGAAAATTAGTATAGTTACAGGTGCCGTCTGCATTAAGTGTAAACAACTGTTTTTCTGGACAATCGGTATTCAGGGTATCATACTTTACAGAATCTCCCTGCGTAACAGTTACCACAACTGTTGTGAGTTCCCACTTACCACTACTGAACAAATTTTGAATAGAAGTTCCTTTATCCTTTTTGCAGGAATTAGTGAGCATACTAAGTAGCAGCAGGCACAAAATAAATATCAGCGGAACGTTTTTCATCAGACGGAGCAAAAATATAAAATCGGAATTTAATGGAGAGTTAATGCATGGTAATAATAACTGTTTTTAGCAATTATTATTTTACCTGAAAAATTAGAAAATTTAGCGTTCAGAGTTCCAGATATCAGGATTACGACTGGTATGTAATACCGCCAAAATGACTATGAGCTTTTTTGCTTGATCGACCGTATAATGCAACATAAACGGGAAGGTATCTAATACGGCGGTTTTCACATCATCGTATCGTGTAGCCGTTGCCAAAGGCTCGGATTTAATAAAGTCGGCTTTTTCCTTTACCTTTAAGGTAAACCGCTTACCCAAACCCGGCTGACGAGAATTATACCAATATGCAGCTTCTTTAATATCCTGTTTAGCAATGGGCAGAATAATGAGTTTATACATTATAATTCCTTATCAATATCTCTCATTGCCTCATCAAAATCCAAACCTTGTTTCGGATTTTCTAAGTACTTTTCGTAGCGATCTCTTACAATTTTGATATGCCAGTCGGGTACATTGATCTCCTCTTGCTCAATACCTTTAAACTTGCTTTTGAGTTCGTTCCACTCCTGGATGGGAATATAGACCCCTGTAGTTTCTCCGTTGTTATCTGAAATGTATTGCAAATTCATAGCCTGATTAAAACATCACTCAATCAAAAATAACAATAATAATTAAGCTTTGATTGAACTTCTACCCTATCATCCCTTCAAACTTTTCCCAAAAACCATCTTTAGGTACAGGAGCAGTTATCAGTATAGGTTCACTCTTAACGGGGTGGATGAATTGCAGGCGCCGGGCGTGCAGGCAAATACTTTTACGCAAACTTCCACGCGGATATCCATATTTGTTATCACCAACTATGGGACAACCTAATGTAGATAATTGCACTCGTATTTGGTGCGGACGGCCGGTTATTGGGTCAACTTCAATCAGGTAGTAGCCATCCAATTCGCCAACCAGTTTATAATGCAACTCAGCGCGTTGGCTTCCTTTCACTTCCTTATCATGCGCTTTGGTAACATTTTTCTGCGGATTTTTCTGCAACCAATGTACCAATGTGCCACTTTCCGGAAACGGACGTTTGCGAACAACGGCGTAATAAGTTTTATGCATTTCGCGCGCCTTGAACATATTATTTATCCGCTCTAACGCTTTGCTGGTTTTAGCAAATAAGATAACACCACTAACAGGCCTGTCTAACCTATGCACCACACCCAAAAAAGCGCCGTTAGGCTTGTTATATTTTTGGGCGATGTATTTTTTTACCTTTTCATCCAGCGGCTCATCGCCGGTATCATCAACCTGCACAATATCGCCCGCGCGTTTGTTGATAGCTATGAGGTGATTATCCTCATACAACACATCAGCGTTAGTTATTTCTTTCGGAATGTATTTAATTTCTGTTCGTGCCATAATGTTCAGCTCCCCCTTTAGGGGGTTGGGGGGCTCAGTACTGTTCCTTCTCGTTAGGGAAACTACCTCCTTTTACATCGTTAACGTAATTTTGAATGGCTTTGTTCATATCGTCATACAAATTAGCGTATTGACGCAAAAATCTCGGTTTAAAACCTTTGTTCAAACCCAGCATATCATGAATAACCAAAACCTGTCCGTCGCAATACTGGCCTGCACCTATACCGATTGTAGGGATATTCAAACTTTCAGAAACTTCTTTACCCAAAGCAGCCGGTATTTTCTCTATCACTATACCAAAACAACCTAACTCCTGCAGCTTTAAAGCATCCTCTTTTAGCTTACTCGCTTCTGCTTCTTCTTTTGCACGTACCGTATAGGTACCAAATTTATAGATGGATTGCGGCGTTAAACCCAAATGGCCCATAACGGGTATACCGGCTGTTAGTATGCGGCTAACAGACTCGGCAATTTCCACGCCACCCTCCAGTTTAACCGCATGCGCGCCACTCTCTTTCATAATGCGGATAGCAGAGTTTAAAGCCTCTTTTGAGTTACCCTGATAGGTACCAAAAGGCAGATCAACAACTATCAAAGCCCGCTTGGCAGCACGTACTACCGATGAGGCGTGATAGATCATCTGATCTAACGTTATAGGCAGCGTAGTTTCATGTCCGGCCATAACATTAGAGGCTGAATCGCCCACCAGAATAACATCTGTTCCGGCGGCATCAACAATGGTAGCCATGGTGTAATCATAAGCGGTAAGCATACTTATCTTTT
It encodes:
- the mreC gene encoding rod shape-determining protein MreC, which translates into the protein MRNLLIFISKYNAFFLFVIFEIASIVIYIKYNSFQKASFINSTNQVTGNLYARIDELKGYLTLRDVNDSLAAENARLRNQLKSSLYVDTVSKGTFTDTIYKQQYSFISAKVVNNSVNRSRNTITINVGSDAGVQKGMGVIASGGAVGKVILVSKHYAVVQSLLHNETTVSAMLANSKQLGSFSWGTDLNPHVGLLYDVPTDATPKIGEEVVTSEHSLFPAGVRIGKLINLKAKNPKGSFLSMDVALAVDFSKLQYVDVIINQFAVEQTGLEAQIKVDE
- the purH gene encoding bifunctional phosphoribosylaminoimidazolecarboxamide formyltransferase/IMP cyclohydrolase — encoded protein: MSQPVTIKNALISVYYKDNLEPIIQELNRLGVNIYSTGGTETFIRSLGVDVIAVEDLTSYPSILGGRVKTLHPKIFGGILNRRSSEGDQQQIAEYEIPEIDLVIVDLYPFEETVESGAGHDDVIEKIDIGGISLIRAAAKNFKDVVIVASKDDYVELDGLLKTQNGATTIDQRKRFAQKAFNITSNYDTAIFQYFNRDEPMPVFKQSILKSQVLRYGENPHQKGVFYGNLDAMFTKLNGKELSYNNLVDVDAAVALIDEFTNEPTIAILKHTNACGIASRQFIKEAWLDALACDPISAFGGVIIANDEIDAATATEIDKLFYEVLIAPAYTDEAVQILTAKKNRIVLIRQQVELPAKQFKTLLNGVIEQDKDNTVEGPDQMNVVTNAKPTSQELKDLFFANKVVKHTKSNTIIFAKNNQLMSSGVGQTSRVDALKQAVIKAHSFGFDLKGAVMASDAFFPFPDCVELAAEAGITAVLQPGGSIKDQDSIDMCNQKNIAMVTTGVRHFKH
- the rodA gene encoding rod shape-determining protein RodA encodes the protein MTNNNQRSFFFNVDWLTVLVYLALCAIGLLSIHSAVFDPDHPGLVDLDTNYGKQFVFFIVSAVVAVVILLLESRFLSALAPIGYVITTLLLITVLVVGRNVGGNQAWIPLGGGFRLQPSEFAKLATCLLLARYLSGVNIKLTEVKSFAVAAAIIFVPMFLIMLQPDAGSTLVFSSLLFVLYREGLSPYFLILEGLFIVLFVATLKLDNMVWVISALVAVALFIMWLFRRNRQMLITVVAGAIISIAFVFSVEFIYDHVLKPHQKSRIDIVLGITDDPRGKGYNVNQSKIAIGSGKLWGKGYMEGTQTKYSFVPEQSTDFIFCTVGEEFGFAGSVVVIGLYMLLVLRIIHIAERQRSPFSRIYAYGVASVIFFHVFINVGMTIGIVPSIGIPLPFISYGGSSLISFTIMLFVLIKLDSNRMGII
- the rplI gene encoding 50S ribosomal protein L9; the encoded protein is MEVILKQDVKNLGDKDDVVTVKAGYGRNYLLPKGFAILATTSARKVLAENLKQAQFKQEKIRKDADAIAARLEGVNLTIGAKAGESGKIFGAINTIQVADALKKEGFDVDRRRITFDQEPKFVGEYVANINLHKEVKVQVPFTVVAE
- a CDS encoding lipocalin family protein encodes the protein MKNVPLIFILCLLLLSMLTNSCKKDKGTSIQNLFSSGKWELTTVVVTVTQGDSVKYDTLNTDCPEKQLFTLNADGTCNYTNFHCKTQISNGRWSLSPDQLYLKSDIVCQDTVKLGPGKSTPFSNAQILTVGQYSMVLITGDIQNYSNTQKRTVMRYGFVKQKVITQ
- a CDS encoding rod shape-determining protein, which encodes MSLFNFFTQEIAIDLGTANTLIIHNDKVVVDEPSIVAFDRTTNKVIAIGRQAMQMEGKTHDNIRTVRPLKDGVIADFNAAEHMIRGMIKMINQGKGWFFPSLRMVICIPSGITEVEKRAVRDSAEIAGAKEVYLIHEPMAAAVGIGIDVEEPMGNMIIDIGGGTTEIAVIALSGIVCDQSIRVAGDNFDSDIVQYIRRQHNIMIGDRTAEKIKIEVGSALPELTDPPADFAVQGRDLMTGVPKQIMVSYTEIAHCLDKSISKIEEAILKALEITPPELSADIYQTGIYLTGGGALLRGLDRRVSAKTKLPVHVAEDPLRAVVRGTGTALKNIGNFKFLMQ
- the purN gene encoding phosphoribosylglycinamide formyltransferase; the encoded protein is MKKRIAIFASGSGSNAQKIMEYFKRSPDAEVVLILTNNPQAYVLQRADNFEIPSHVFTRNEFYQTDEVIRILKNLQVDLIVLAGFLWLVPSALLKAFPNKIINLHPALLPKYGGKGMYGDNVHKAILAAGEEESGITIHFANEEFDEGEIIHQSRFKIDPTDNLEMIKFKGQQLEHQHFPRVIENLLKKMKS
- the mrdA gene encoding penicillin-binding protein 2, with amino-acid sequence MNSFFQRRYVIAGVFITLIIILLARLFYMQVIDDRYLQFANRNVIRQFMQYPARGPIYDRNKKILVQNKLVYDVSVIPRQVKPFDTVEFCRLLDITKEDFDKRFTKAIKYSRALPSKFGKQLSPELYASLQERMSEFPGFFVEPHPVRIYPDSTAAQFLGYIGEVTDTKIKESGGYYRPGDYIGITGVERAYENILRGQRGVKNVMVDSRGVPQGSYANGAFDTVETPGEKVVSSLDIRIQKLGEKLMQNKIGSIVAIEPATGEVLCFVSSPTYDPNLMVAGPDRGKNYKKLTTDPYKPFLIRPIMANYSPGSSFKPLSALVALQEGIIDQNTTYTCTGSYLPNRGKPKCTHVHGVVNLSSAIAQSCNGYFAMVFERLINKAGAKATAASFTDWRSRVTAFGLAQRLNIDMAGENKGQLFKAEQYDKRYGVGRWRSKTVISLSIGQGEVESTPLQLANIECIIANQGFYYLPHLVKSIGNNPVIKHEYTVRHEVGVKPQYFAQVIDGMQNVVEYGTARGSRIPGINMVGKTGTVQNNRGANHSVFVAYAPRENPKIAIAVVVENSGDGGRWAAPIASFIVEKYLRDTISRRPSGITLDYFMNANLLAQPKPKPKVTVTDSTKLQPTVITPVKTAAAGIANKNISANAIIKRKDDE
- a CDS encoding rod shape-determining protein MreD: MSRTIIYNIIRFVVVVFVQVFLLKNITLYNLSTPYPYILFVLLLPFETPNLLLFPLAFILGLTIDAFYDTPGLHAAACVVLALVRVMFISITVQKDGFDNEPEPTLSIMGFRWFFTYAIILTVIHHFFLFILEAFTFSSLLFILQRVVTSTIFTVFLMLITGLLFFRKRERK